The nucleotide sequence CGGCGATTTGCGGATTTTCTTGCAGCCGGCGCACGGAATAAGCATACCATTGCCTGCCAAACGGCACATACACACGCAAGCGATGCCCGGAATTGACGATGAAATCGCGCAACTCTTCATCGACGCCCAGCAGCATTTGAAATTCATATCCGGTTTTCGGCAGTTTCAACTCATCCACCAGGCGCACACCGTCCCACACCAGACGTTCGTCATGCGTGGCAATGCCAACGTAGGCGCCGCGCCGCAGCAATTCATTGAGCAAAAAGGTAAAATTCTTGTTGATCAGTTCACGATTTTTGAAGGCGATGTTGCGCGGCTCGACGTAGATGCCTTTGCACAGCCGTATGTTGGTGGGCGCGCCATTGGACAGCAACTGGCGGATATCCAAAATCGCGCGGCGCATGTAAGCCTGAATCACCGTGCCGACATTGCTGTACTCCTTGCGCAGCATCTCGTACATACGCAAGGTGTCCGTGGTACAGGACGAATCTTCCATATCAATACGCACAAAATTACTCAACGCCTGCGCGCGCGCCACCACGCG is from Cytophagia bacterium CHB2 and encodes:
- a CDS encoding proline dehydrogenase; amino-acid sequence: MELLNKLIVKTIPLVPKPLVRRASSRYIAGDKIADAVRVVRELNQRGMMATLDILGEHISRREEATATADEYIHALETIDREKLDSNVSIKLTAFGLKLDFNFCLENVRRVVARAQALSNFVRIDMEDSSCTTDTLRMYEMLRKEYSNVGTVIQAYMRRAILDIRQLLSNGAPTNIRLCKGIYVEPRNIAFKNRELINKNFTFLLNELLRRGAYVGIATHDERLVWDGVRLVDELKLPKTGYEFQMLLGVDEELRDFIVNSGHRLRVYVPFGRQWYAYSVRRLQENPQIAGYVVQNFFGLGK